The Procambarus clarkii isolate CNS0578487 chromosome 66, FALCON_Pclarkii_2.0, whole genome shotgun sequence genome has a window encoding:
- the LOC138355174 gene encoding coiled-coil domain-containing protein 42 like-2-like has product MGIEGFERLCNTLKTCTLRTGTNYSWTNIISTVSSLAHEVFNDFGKYKSTFPPFDKRKLDCINGLKNDSSICITRPDKDRHALAAMKLNLELAKIEREQQTEALQQQKEALQIKKEESALKKEEQEREAALKKEEQEREAALQREREREQLEARKRHLEMQREHDKKQADSVLEYHRQELDLETTHHTQRQQATASLPVSF; this is encoded by the exons atgggtattgaag gttttgagcggttatgcaatacattgaaaacttgtaccctaaggactggtacaaattatagttggaccaatatcatcagcACTGTTTCttccttagcacatgaagtctttaatgACTTTGGGAAATAtaaatctacattccctccttttgacaaaaggaaattggattgtattaatggcttaaagaaTGATAGTAGTATTTGTATTACTAgaccagataaag atcggcatgctctggcagctatgaagttaaaCCTCGAACTAGCGAAAATAGAGCGTGAACAACAAACAGAAGCTCTACAACAacagaaagaagctctccagataaagaAGGAAGAGTCTGCCCTAAagaaggaagaacaggaacgcgaggctgccctaaagaaggaagaacaagaacgcgaggctgccctacaacgtgagcgtgagagggaacaacttgaagcaagaaaacgtcacctggagatgcaacgtgagcacgataagaAACAAGCTGATAGTGTTCTAGAATACCATCGACAAGAACTAGACttagaaactacacaccacactcagcgccaacaagctacagctagtcttccagtaagctTCTAA